A DNA window from Boseongicola sp. contains the following coding sequences:
- a CDS encoding aminotransferase class I/II-fold pyridoxal phosphate-dependent enzyme: MRLSKRSEVDPFIVMDVMEAAAKAEAVGRQVIHMEIGQPGTPAPVGARDALQRAMSQGSLGYTVSLGIPELRAKIAQHYRDRYSVDLSPDRVIVTAGSSGAFLLAFTALFDAGDKVALGAPGYPSYRQILRALSLEPVDIQTVVQNRYQPVPGELPEDVQGLIVASPANPSGTMLDRNSLEALIEATHARGTAFVSDEIYHGIEYERAAVSALEISDDVYVINSFSKYFSMTGWRIGWMVVPEAHVRTIERLSQNMFICAPHASQVAALAAMECKDELEGNVAIYAENRRLMLDGLPKAGFTRIAPPDGAFYIYADVSDITDDSRALAGEILEEVGVAVTPGLDFDKARGGGTLRFSYARSTDDISEGLHRLETFMRNRGHIS; encoded by the coding sequence ATGCGGTTGTCCAAGCGATCTGAAGTGGATCCTTTCATTGTTATGGATGTCATGGAGGCAGCGGCGAAGGCCGAGGCAGTTGGTCGCCAGGTAATCCACATGGAAATAGGTCAACCGGGAACGCCCGCGCCTGTGGGCGCGCGGGATGCCTTGCAACGAGCGATGTCCCAAGGATCGCTGGGCTACACTGTGTCACTGGGCATACCAGAGTTGAGAGCGAAGATTGCTCAGCATTACAGGGATCGCTACAGCGTCGATCTTTCGCCGGATCGCGTCATTGTCACGGCGGGTTCATCGGGGGCATTTCTTTTAGCGTTCACGGCGCTTTTTGATGCTGGCGACAAGGTTGCCTTGGGTGCGCCGGGCTATCCGTCTTATCGTCAAATTTTGCGGGCGCTCAGTCTTGAACCGGTAGATATTCAAACCGTGGTGCAAAATCGCTATCAGCCGGTGCCTGGTGAACTGCCGGAAGACGTTCAGGGCCTGATCGTGGCCTCGCCGGCAAACCCGTCGGGCACAATGTTGGATCGCAACTCTTTGGAAGCATTGATCGAAGCAACGCATGCGCGCGGCACAGCCTTTGTTTCCGATGAGATTTATCACGGAATTGAATATGAACGCGCAGCGGTGTCGGCCCTGGAAATCAGCGACGATGTTTATGTGATCAATTCCTTCTCCAAGTATTTTTCTATGACCGGTTGGCGCATTGGCTGGATGGTGGTCCCCGAGGCTCATGTCCGCACAATCGAGCGCTTGTCGCAGAACATGTTCATTTGCGCCCCCCACGCGTCGCAGGTCGCCGCTTTGGCAGCGATGGAGTGCAAAGATGAGCTAGAGGGCAATGTTGCAATTTATGCAGAAAACCGTCGGTTAATGCTGGACGGCTTGCCCAAAGCTGGGTTCACGCGGATCGCACCGCCGGATGGGGCGTTTTACATCTACGCGGATGTTTCGGATATCACCGACGACAGCAGGGCCTTAGCCGGTGAAATATTGGAGGAAGTCGGTGTGGCAGTGACGCCAGGACTAGACTTTGACAAGGCGCGAGGCGGCGGCACATTGCGGTTTTCTTATGCCCGATCAACCGACGACATTTCTGAAGGTCTGCATCGGCTTGAAACATTCATGCGTAATCGGGGTCATATTTCCTGA
- a CDS encoding AMIN domain-containing protein, which yields MCIIRQLFGAVLAFFVLSSAVLSAESGHVLVRLGPEGAAFSDNGGRVEFAIDLTGSVPWRTFTLSDPARLVIDFSEVEWDDVPRNASAGIAEVNVGRYRPGWSRLVAVLREPFVIDSAEMLVGDEGRARLNLVLMPTTAEDFRTAAGAPGEAAPLEVPILRNETGRIRVALDAGHGGIDPGAEADGLREADLMLSFARRLKETLLRNGRFDVIMTREEDVFVPLERRLTLARASGADIFLSLHADALEDDAGTTSGMTVYTLSDGVTDGAALQLAERHARNDILSGVDLSAAEDEIAIVLMDLARHETTPRAEALAVALVDRFEQSGLPLNSRPLRHGGFAVLKSAELPSVLIELGFLSSSEDRERLSSEDWSTAATETILSALEVWADEDAVRRQRLRQ from the coding sequence ATGTGCATTATTCGTCAGTTATTTGGCGCCGTCTTGGCGTTTTTCGTGCTTTCGTCAGCTGTCTTATCTGCTGAGTCCGGGCATGTGTTGGTTCGTTTGGGGCCAGAGGGTGCCGCTTTTTCCGACAATGGTGGTCGTGTCGAGTTCGCGATCGATTTAACCGGATCTGTCCCATGGCGGACTTTTACCCTGAGCGATCCCGCGCGGCTGGTGATCGATTTCTCGGAAGTGGAATGGGACGATGTTCCCCGGAATGCGTCGGCTGGGATTGCCGAGGTCAATGTGGGCCGTTATCGGCCCGGTTGGTCGCGGTTGGTCGCGGTATTGCGGGAGCCCTTTGTGATCGACAGCGCCGAAATGCTGGTCGGCGATGAGGGGCGCGCGCGGTTAAACTTGGTGTTGATGCCGACGACGGCAGAAGATTTTCGCACGGCAGCCGGGGCGCCCGGAGAGGCAGCGCCGCTCGAAGTGCCCATATTACGCAATGAAACTGGTCGGATCCGTGTTGCCTTGGACGCCGGACATGGCGGGATTGATCCCGGCGCTGAGGCTGACGGATTGCGGGAAGCCGATCTGATGTTGTCGTTTGCGCGGCGTCTAAAAGAGACGCTTTTGCGCAATGGGCGGTTCGATGTGATTATGACCCGCGAAGAAGACGTATTTGTTCCGCTGGAGCGACGATTGACTTTGGCGCGGGCATCGGGCGCGGATATATTCCTGTCATTGCACGCAGATGCTTTGGAAGACGATGCGGGAACTACCTCGGGGATGACTGTTTATACCCTGTCGGACGGCGTGACGGATGGCGCCGCGCTTCAATTGGCCGAACGTCATGCGCGCAACGATATACTGTCTGGTGTGGACTTATCGGCTGCTGAAGATGAAATCGCCATCGTATTGATGGATTTGGCACGGCATGAGACCACACCCCGAGCCGAAGCCCTTGCAGTGGCTTTGGTAGATCGTTTTGAACAGTCTGGGCTGCCCTTGAATTCACGTCCGTTGCGGCACGGAGGATTTGCGGTATTGAAATCCGCAGAGCTTCCTTCGGTTCTTATCGAGCTTGGTTTTCTGTCGTCGAGTGAAGACCGGGAACGTTTAAGTTCAGAAGACTGGAGTACGGCTGCAACGGAGACGATTTTATCCGCGCTTGAGGTTTGGGCGGACGAAGATGCGGTCAGGCGGCAGAGGCTGCGCCAGTGA